One Betaproteobacteria bacterium DNA segment encodes these proteins:
- a CDS encoding phosphonopyruvate decarboxylase yields MAANWSQELHRLLKQQNIHQVSFVPDAGHTALIKLCEADNELRAVRLTTEEEGIALAVGAWLGGDKSVLLMQSSGVGNCINMLSMLSVCQIPLTMLVTMRGDWAEFNPWQVPMGQATQPVLEEMGVLVNRADREEDIVPLAEGALRIAYNTLRPTAVLIGQRLLGAKTFDN; encoded by the coding sequence ATGGCCGCGAACTGGAGCCAGGAACTGCACCGCCTGCTCAAGCAGCAGAATATCCACCAAGTCAGTTTCGTACCTGATGCCGGCCATACGGCGCTCATCAAACTGTGCGAAGCGGACAACGAGTTGCGCGCAGTCCGGCTTACCACCGAAGAAGAAGGCATAGCACTCGCGGTCGGTGCGTGGCTCGGCGGCGACAAAAGCGTGTTGCTGATGCAGTCGAGCGGCGTGGGCAATTGCATCAACATGCTGTCGATGCTGTCCGTGTGCCAGATACCGCTGACGATGCTGGTGACCATGCGTGGCGACTGGGCGGAATTCAACCCCTGGCAGGTGCCCATGGGACAGGCCACCCAGCCGGTGCTCGAAGAAATGGGCGTGCTGGTGAATCGCGCCGATCGGGAAGAAGACATCGTGCCGCTCGCGGAAGGCGCGCTGCGCATCGCCTACAACACGTTGCGCCCGACCGCCGTGCTGATAGGACAACGGCTGCTGGGCGCAAAAACCTTCGATAACTGA
- a CDS encoding aldehyde dehydrogenase, with amino-acid sequence MPATGSSDKAPKLERRTVVRTLLADRGDLLVVAGLGAPAWDATDAGDHPLTFPLWGGMGGAAAIGLGLALAQPDRRVLVLTGDGELLMGMGSLATVGVRRPRNLAVVVLDNERYGETGMQPTHTAFGVDLAAAAKACGFPSSAMITTMDQIAALREDIHRAQGPLFAQIKIAADKLPLVLPPRDGTHLKNRFREALLGPKAHVQR; translated from the coding sequence ATGCCCGCAACCGGATCATCGGACAAGGCACCGAAGCTGGAACGACGTACCGTCGTGAGGACGCTGCTCGCCGATCGCGGCGACTTGCTGGTCGTCGCGGGACTGGGCGCGCCGGCATGGGACGCGACCGATGCAGGCGATCATCCACTGACATTTCCGCTGTGGGGCGGCATGGGTGGCGCCGCGGCAATCGGACTTGGACTGGCTCTGGCACAGCCGGATCGGCGCGTTCTCGTGCTCACGGGAGACGGGGAATTGCTGATGGGAATGGGATCGCTGGCCACCGTCGGCGTGCGACGCCCGCGCAATCTTGCGGTCGTCGTGCTCGACAACGAACGCTATGGCGAAACCGGCATGCAGCCCACGCATACGGCGTTCGGCGTCGATCTCGCCGCCGCCGCGAAGGCCTGTGGTTTCCCGTCGTCGGCGATGATTACCACGATGGATCAGATTGCCGCGTTACGCGAAGACATCCATCGCGCTCAAGGCCCGCTGTTCGCACAGATCAAGATCGCCGCCGACAAGCTTCCGCTGGTATTGCCGCCGCGCGACGGCACTCATCTCAAGAACCGGTTTCGCGAAGCCTTGCTCGGACCGAAAGCGCATGTGCAGCGCTAG